In Bradyrhizobium lablabi, one DNA window encodes the following:
- a CDS encoding glutathione S-transferase family protein: MLTVHHLNNSRSQRVLWLLEELGVPYEIVRYQRQPDMRAPAELRAVHPLGKSPVITDDGNTTAESGAIAEYLIETYGNGRLIPPPKTPERLRYTYWLHYAEGSAMPPLLLKLLFTLMPRRAPALLRPLVRKVSNQALTTLVNPQLKQHMAFWESELEKNQWFAGSEFTAADIQMSFPLEAAAARGGLEQGHPKAMAFLDRIHARPAYQRALERGGPYEVGR; the protein is encoded by the coding sequence ATGCTCACCGTCCATCACCTCAACAATTCCCGCTCCCAGCGCGTATTGTGGCTGTTGGAAGAGTTGGGCGTGCCTTACGAGATCGTGCGCTACCAGCGTCAGCCCGACATGCGTGCACCAGCCGAATTGCGCGCCGTCCATCCGCTCGGAAAATCCCCCGTCATCACCGACGACGGCAACACGACAGCGGAATCCGGCGCGATCGCCGAATACCTCATCGAAACCTATGGCAACGGCCGCCTGATTCCGCCGCCCAAAACGCCGGAGCGGCTGCGCTACACCTATTGGCTGCACTATGCGGAAGGGTCGGCGATGCCGCCGCTTCTGCTAAAACTGCTGTTCACGCTGATGCCGAGGCGGGCGCCGGCGCTGCTGCGTCCATTGGTACGCAAGGTCTCCAATCAGGCGCTGACCACCCTGGTCAATCCGCAACTCAAACAGCACATGGCGTTCTGGGAGAGCGAGCTCGAAAAAAACCAATGGTTCGCCGGCAGCGAATTCACTGCCGCCGACATCCAGATGAGCTTTCCGCTGGAAGCCGCCGCCGCGCGCGGCGGGCTCGAGCAGGGTCACCCGAAGGCGATGGCGTTTCTCGACCGCATCCACGCCCGCCCGGCCTACCAGCGCGCGCTGGAGCGGGGCGGCCCGTATGAGGTCGGACGGTGA
- a CDS encoding argininosuccinate synthase, with protein MSKDVKKVVLAYSGGLDTSVILKWLQTTYACEVVTFTADLGQGEELEPARQKALLLGIKPENIFIEDLREEFVRDYVFPMFRANAVYEGQYLLGTSIARPLIAKKQIEIAEKVGADAVSHGATGKGNDQVRFELGYYALKPDITIIAPWREWDLRSREKLIAFAEAHQIPIAKDKRGEAPFSVDANLLHASSEGKVLEDPAQEVPDYVYSRTIDPEKAPDKPTYITIDFEKGDATAIDGKKLSPATLLAKLNELGRANGIGRLDLVENRFVGMKSRGMYETPGGTILLAAHRGIESITLDRGAAHLKDELMPKYAELVYNGFWFAPEREMLQAAIDHSQQYVTGRVRLKLYKGNVIVVGRESKYSLYDQDLVTFEEGAVAYDHRDAAGFIKLNALRLRTLGQRKKKLGL; from the coding sequence ATGAGCAAGGACGTGAAGAAGGTGGTGCTCGCCTATTCGGGCGGGCTCGACACCTCGGTCATCCTAAAATGGCTGCAGACCACCTATGCTTGCGAGGTCGTGACCTTCACCGCCGATCTCGGCCAGGGCGAGGAACTCGAACCCGCGCGCCAGAAGGCGCTGCTGCTCGGCATCAAGCCCGAGAACATTTTCATTGAGGATTTGCGCGAGGAATTCGTACGCGACTACGTGTTTCCGATGTTCCGCGCCAACGCGGTCTATGAGGGCCAGTACCTGCTCGGCACCTCGATCGCGCGGCCGTTGATCGCCAAGAAGCAGATCGAGATCGCCGAAAAAGTCGGCGCCGATGCGGTGTCGCATGGTGCCACCGGCAAGGGCAACGATCAGGTCCGCTTCGAGCTCGGCTATTATGCGTTAAAGCCCGACATCACCATCATCGCGCCGTGGCGCGAATGGGATTTGCGCTCGCGCGAGAAACTGATTGCCTTCGCCGAAGCCCACCAGATTCCAATTGCAAAAGACAAGCGCGGCGAGGCGCCGTTCTCGGTCGATGCCAATCTGTTGCACGCCTCCAGCGAGGGCAAGGTGCTGGAAGACCCCGCGCAGGAAGTGCCCGATTACGTCTATTCGCGCACCATCGATCCGGAGAAGGCGCCGGACAAGCCGACCTATATCACCATCGATTTCGAAAAGGGCGACGCGACCGCGATCGACGGCAAGAAGCTGTCGCCGGCAACCTTGTTGGCAAAACTCAACGAACTCGGCCGCGCCAACGGCATCGGGCGGCTTGATCTGGTCGAAAACCGATTTGTCGGCATGAAGTCGCGTGGCATGTACGAGACGCCGGGCGGCACTATTTTGTTGGCCGCCCATCGTGGCATCGAATCGATCACGCTGGATCGCGGCGCGGCGCATCTCAAGGACGAGCTGATGCCGAAATATGCCGAGCTCGTCTATAACGGCTTCTGGTTCGCGCCGGAGCGCGAGATGCTGCAGGCGGCGATCGATCACAGCCAGCAATATGTCACTGGCCGGGTGCGGCTAAAACTCTACAAGGGCAACGTCATCGTTGTCGGCCGCGAGAGCAAATATTCGCTGTATGATCAGGACCTCGTCACCTTCGAGGAAGGCGCTGTCGCCTACGACCACCGCGATGCCGCGGGATTCATAAAGCTCAACGCACTGCGGCTGCGCACGCTCGGCCAGCGCAAGAAGAAGCTGGGGCTGTAG
- a CDS encoding phosphatase PAP2 family protein, with protein MNRTGLFIALGIAFVVGLVFGIYPELDLKLAALFYDPATKSFPLKQNTLAAFARDGAMWIAWGFVVPAIVALVAKFVRPDRPLMISGRAIIFLVVTLFLSAGVLTNFTFKSYWGRPRPVVVTEFNGPEQFVAWWDPRGSCDRNCSFFSGEGATAFWTFAPAALTPPAWRPLAYAAATMFGVVTSGLRMAFGGHFFTDVAAAGLVTFVVIWLAYAYIYRWPWTRLSDERIDAALTRRAWPLFRFLRRRRKRAVEANPAE; from the coding sequence ATGAACCGGACCGGACTTTTCATCGCGCTTGGAATTGCGTTTGTCGTCGGACTAGTGTTCGGGATTTATCCCGAGCTCGATCTGAAATTGGCCGCGTTGTTTTATGATCCCGCGACCAAATCCTTTCCGCTCAAACAAAACACGCTGGCCGCGTTCGCGCGCGACGGCGCGATGTGGATCGCGTGGGGTTTTGTGGTGCCGGCGATCGTTGCGCTGGTGGCAAAGTTCGTTCGGCCGGACCGGCCGCTGATGATATCCGGGCGCGCCATCATCTTCTTGGTGGTGACGCTTTTTCTTTCGGCCGGCGTCCTTACTAATTTCACCTTCAAGAGCTATTGGGGCCGGCCGCGCCCTGTGGTGGTGACGGAATTCAACGGACCGGAACAGTTCGTGGCGTGGTGGGATCCGCGCGGCAGCTGCGATCGCAACTGTTCGTTCTTCTCCGGCGAAGGCGCCACCGCGTTCTGGACCTTTGCCCCCGCGGCCCTGACGCCACCGGCCTGGCGGCCCTTGGCCTATGCCGCGGCGACCATGTTCGGCGTGGTGACGAGCGGCCTGCGGATGGCATTCGGCGGGCATTTTTTCACCGACGTCGCCGCTGCCGGACTGGTGACATTCGTGGTGATCTGGCTGGCCTATGCGTACATCTACCGCTGGCCCTGGACCCGCCTGTCCGACGAGCGCATCGACGCTGCGCTGACGCGGCGGGCCTGGCCTCTATTTCGCTTCCTTCGGCGACGGCGCAAACGCGCTGTAGAGGCCAATCCGGCCGAGTGA
- the rlmN gene encoding 23S rRNA (adenine(2503)-C(2))-methyltransferase RlmN: MIETPGAPAPLEKVALETYVPPAKPSLVGLSRAEIAERLGEIGVAPAQRKMRVQQLWHWIYVRGAEDFGEMTSISKEMRSQLEAHFTVARPEVVAEQISNDGTRKWLLRLPSGDSVEKAHEVECVYIPETDRGTLCVSSQVGCTLNCSFCHTGTQRLVRNLTAGEIVGQIMVARDRLNDWADRETPTGSRLVTNVVMMGMGEPLYNFDAVRDALLIVSDNEGIGISRRRITLSTSGVVPNIIRTGEEIGVMLAISLHAVRDELRNELVPLNRKYPIAELLQACRDYPGSSNARRITFEYVMLKGVNDSMEDAKLLVKLLKGIPAKINLIPFNPWPGTRYQCSDWDQIEKFSEYIFNAGYSSPVRTPRGRDILAACGQLKSETEKLSARERQALRAMAMTD, encoded by the coding sequence ATGATCGAAACGCCCGGCGCGCCGGCGCCTTTGGAAAAGGTCGCGCTCGAGACCTATGTGCCGCCGGCAAAGCCGTCGCTGGTCGGACTGTCGCGCGCGGAAATCGCCGAGCGTCTCGGCGAGATCGGCGTGGCGCCGGCGCAGCGCAAGATGCGGGTGCAGCAGCTCTGGCATTGGATCTATGTCCGTGGCGCCGAAGATTTCGGCGAGATGACCAGCATTTCGAAGGAAATGCGCAGCCAGCTCGAAGCCCATTTTACCGTTGCCCGCCCCGAGGTGGTCGCCGAACAAATCTCCAACGACGGCACCCGCAAATGGCTGTTGCGCTTACCGAGCGGGGACAGCGTCGAGAAGGCGCATGAAGTCGAGTGTGTCTATATCCCGGAGACCGACCGCGGCACGCTGTGCGTTTCCTCGCAGGTCGGCTGCACGCTGAATTGTTCGTTCTGCCACACCGGCACGCAGCGGCTGGTGCGCAACTTAACCGCGGGCGAAATCGTCGGCCAGATCATGGTGGCGCGCGATCGTCTCAACGATTGGGCCGACCGCGAGACGCCGACCGGCAGCCGCCTCGTCACCAATGTGGTGATGATGGGCATGGGCGAACCACTGTATAATTTCGACGCGGTGCGCGATGCGCTGCTGATTGTCTCGGATAACGAAGGCATCGGCATTTCCCGCCGCCGCATCACGCTGTCGACCTCGGGCGTGGTGCCGAACATCATCCGTACCGGCGAAGAAATCGGCGTCATGCTGGCGATCTCGCTGCATGCGGTACGCGACGAACTGCGCAACGAATTGGTGCCGCTGAACCGCAAATACCCGATTGCCGAACTGCTGCAGGCCTGCCGCGATTATCCGGGTTCCTCCAACGCGCGCCGCATTACCTTCGAATATGTGATGCTGAAAGGCGTCAACGATTCGATGGAAGACGCAAAGCTTCTCGTGAAGTTGCTGAAGGGCATTCCGGCCAAGATCAATCTCATTCCGTTCAATCCGTGGCCGGGCACGCGCTACCAATGTTCGGACTGGGACCAGATCGAAAAATTTTCCGAATACATCTTCAACGCCGGCTACTCTTCGCCAGTACGCACGCCGCGCGGCCGCGACATCCTCGCCGCCTGCGGCCAGCTCAAATCCGAGACCGAGAAATTGTCCGCCCGCGAGCGCCAGGCGCTGCGCGCCATGGCGATGACGGATTGA
- a CDS encoding invasion associated locus B family protein produces MSVRRILTALVAGLLVCGAIGLAQAQSASSKAAKGAAKPVPAKPETKPTATAAVAGSPEPTLIGQFGTWGAYSAAPNGKKVCFALAKPSSSKTNPPNRPRDPAYAFVSTRPAEKVTNEVSVMIGYTLKPGSESTLEVGGASYAMYTQGDGLWIKNAAEEERMVDAMRKSADVTVKGVSAKGTETTDTFSLKGLAQALDRLAQDCKR; encoded by the coding sequence ATGTCCGTGCGGCGAATACTGACAGCCCTGGTAGCTGGTCTGCTGGTGTGCGGGGCAATCGGCCTTGCGCAGGCGCAGAGTGCGTCGTCGAAAGCAGCGAAGGGCGCGGCCAAGCCCGTGCCCGCGAAACCGGAAACCAAGCCCACCGCCACGGCGGCTGTCGCCGGCAGCCCCGAGCCGACGCTAATCGGGCAGTTCGGCACCTGGGGCGCCTATTCCGCAGCGCCGAACGGCAAGAAGGTGTGTTTTGCGCTGGCAAAACCTTCGTCGTCGAAAACCAATCCGCCAAACCGTCCGCGTGATCCGGCTTACGCCTTCGTCTCCACGCGCCCGGCGGAAAAGGTCACCAACGAAGTTTCGGTCATGATCGGATACACGCTGAAGCCGGGCTCCGAATCGACGCTCGAGGTCGGTGGCGCGTCCTACGCGATGTATACCCAGGGCGACGGCCTCTGGATCAAGAACGCCGCCGAGGAAGAGCGGATGGTCGACGCCATGCGCAAATCGGCGGATGTGACCGTCAAGGGCGTGTCGGCGAAGGGCACCGAGACCACCGACACCTTCTCGCTGAAGGGACTTGCCCAGGCGCTCGACCGGCTGGCACAGGATTGCAAGCGCTGA
- a CDS encoding SDR family oxidoreductase: MFEKDLLAGKRILVTGGGSGLGAAMGRRFIELGAGLIICGRRLELLEATAAQMRSDLGGKVTAIKCDIRDGAEVDGMMEAIWHEAPLDVLVNNAAATFIAQTEHLSFRAADAILAPTLHGTMYCTLAAGRRWIEARHTGVVLSILSTSTITGRAFTVPSAMAKSAVLAMIRSLAVEWGPKGVRTVAIAPGPFPTAGAAGQLRPEGRDEGWARRNPLGRAGEHRELADLASFLISDGAGYINGEMVVQDGGAHLRSSGAEDLLQWSDAQWEKQRAARSKS; encoded by the coding sequence ATGTTTGAAAAAGACCTGCTGGCGGGAAAGCGGATATTGGTCACCGGCGGCGGCTCCGGGCTTGGGGCGGCGATGGGGCGCCGCTTTATCGAGCTTGGCGCCGGGTTGATCATCTGCGGGCGGCGGCTGGAATTGCTGGAGGCGACCGCCGCGCAGATGCGCAGCGATCTCGGCGGCAAGGTCACCGCGATCAAATGCGACATTCGTGATGGTGCTGAGGTCGATGGCATGATGGAGGCGATCTGGCACGAAGCGCCGCTCGACGTTCTCGTCAACAACGCCGCTGCAACCTTCATCGCCCAGACCGAGCACTTATCATTTCGCGCCGCGGATGCGATCCTGGCGCCGACGCTGCATGGCACGATGTATTGCACGCTTGCGGCCGGCAGACGCTGGATCGAAGCACGACACACAGGCGTCGTGCTCTCGATCCTCTCGACCTCGACCATCACCGGCCGCGCCTTCACGGTGCCTTCCGCGATGGCGAAGTCGGCCGTGCTTGCGATGATCAGAAGCCTGGCGGTGGAGTGGGGACCCAAGGGCGTCCGCACCGTGGCGATCGCGCCCGGCCCGTTTCCGACCGCCGGCGCAGCGGGCCAGCTTCGCCCGGAGGGCCGCGACGAAGGCTGGGCAAGGAGGAATCCGCTCGGCCGCGCCGGCGAACATCGCGAACTCGCCGATCTCGCGAGCTTCCTGATTTCGGATGGCGCCGGCTACATCAACGGCGAGATGGTGGTGCAGGATGGCGGCGCGCATTTGCGCTCTTCCGGCGCCGAGGATCTGCTGCAATGGAGCGACGCGCAGTGGGAAAAGCAGCGAGCCGCGCGGTCGAAAAGTTAG
- a CDS encoding NADPH:quinone oxidoreductase family protein produces the protein MKAILCSQYCGPDDLVLTEVPDPVAGSNEAVIAIKSAALNFFDLLMIQGKYQIKPPFPFSPAAEVAGVIESVGAGVTDLKVGDRVVASCGHNGAREKIALPANSIVKIPDDLDFDRAAGIIIIYGTALHALEDRASPKRGETMAVLGAAGGTGLAACELGKLMGLKVIACASSDEKLEFAKQHGAELGLNYAKEDLKEGLRKLTGGKGADIIFDPVGGSYAEAALRSIAWEGRFLVIGFAAGDIPKMPLNLALLKGCDIRGVFWGAWARLNPEKNRANLEKLVKWTAEGKISSHVDRTFPLAQTADALKVLAGRKAMGKVILHP, from the coding sequence ATGAAAGCCATTCTCTGCTCGCAATATTGCGGCCCCGACGACCTCGTGCTCACCGAAGTGCCCGATCCCGTGGCCGGCTCCAATGAGGCGGTGATCGCGATCAAATCCGCGGCGCTGAATTTCTTCGACCTTCTGATGATCCAGGGCAAATACCAGATCAAGCCGCCGTTCCCGTTCTCGCCGGCCGCCGAGGTCGCGGGCGTGATCGAAAGCGTCGGAGCCGGCGTCACCGATCTGAAAGTCGGCGACCGCGTGGTCGCATCCTGCGGCCATAACGGCGCGCGCGAAAAGATCGCGCTGCCGGCGAATTCGATCGTGAAAATTCCCGACGATCTGGATTTCGACCGCGCCGCCGGGATCATCATCATTTACGGCACCGCGCTGCACGCGTTGGAAGATCGCGCCAGCCCGAAACGCGGCGAGACGATGGCGGTGCTCGGCGCCGCCGGTGGCACGGGACTAGCGGCCTGCGAACTCGGCAAGCTGATGGGTCTGAAGGTGATCGCCTGCGCTTCATCGGACGAAAAGCTTGAGTTCGCCAAGCAACACGGCGCTGAACTGGGGCTGAATTACGCCAAGGAGGATCTGAAGGAAGGTCTGCGCAAGCTTACCGGCGGCAAGGGCGCCGACATTATTTTCGATCCGGTCGGCGGCAGCTATGCCGAGGCCGCGCTCCGTTCGATCGCGTGGGAAGGCCGCTTTCTGGTGATCGGATTCGCCGCCGGCGACATTCCGAAAATGCCGCTCAATCTGGCGCTGCTGAAGGGCTGCGACATCAGAGGCGTGTTCTGGGGCGCGTGGGCGCGGCTCAATCCGGAAAAGAACCGCGCCAATCTGGAAAAACTCGTGAAGTGGACGGCGGAGGGCAAGATCTCCTCCCATGTCGACCGCACGTTCCCGCTGGCGCAAACCGCCGACGCCCTAAAAGTGCTCGCCGGCCGCAAGGCAATGGGCAAGGTGATCCTGCATCCGTAG
- a CDS encoding IS481 family transposase: protein MPWREVSFMDQRKEFVRLFRQPDVNRRELCRRFGISPKTGYKWLARAIADEKEWARDRSRRPYVSPKRSPQGIEAAVLEIRDAHPAWGARKIRRRLEDELESVPVASTVHAILSRHDRIPPPAQPPQYTRFEHPAPNDVWQMDFKGRFALGDRQMCHPLTMVDDHSRYALCLQACTNEQSETVQQHLEQTFRRYGLPNAFLVDNGVPWGTCSEVRWTKLRVWLLKLGVDVIYARPHHPQTKGKNERFHRTLKAEVLSMTTFRTARELQKAFDRWRHVYNTERPHQSLNYDVPSNRYRPSSRSLPGKLREPEYEEGAIVRRASAQKANFRFGKRRWRAPEAFRGELLAIRPLATEGKFGVFFGAHQIACIDLRNDVQ from the coding sequence ATGCCGTGGCGCGAGGTGTCATTCATGGATCAGAGGAAAGAGTTCGTTCGGCTGTTCCGGCAGCCGGACGTAAACCGGCGGGAGCTGTGCCGTCGGTTCGGGATCAGTCCGAAGACTGGCTACAAATGGTTGGCTAGGGCGATTGCCGACGAGAAGGAATGGGCGCGGGATCGCTCCCGGCGTCCGTACGTGTCTCCAAAGCGAAGCCCCCAGGGGATCGAAGCGGCAGTTTTGGAGATCCGGGATGCGCATCCGGCGTGGGGCGCGCGCAAGATCCGCCGCCGTCTGGAGGACGAACTCGAGAGCGTACCGGTGGCATCGACGGTCCACGCCATTTTGAGCCGGCATGACCGCATCCCGCCACCTGCGCAGCCACCGCAATACACCCGCTTCGAGCATCCGGCTCCCAACGACGTCTGGCAGATGGACTTCAAGGGACGCTTCGCTCTGGGCGATCGACAGATGTGTCACCCGCTCACCATGGTCGACGACCACTCTCGCTATGCCCTGTGCCTACAGGCCTGCACCAATGAGCAGAGTGAGACGGTCCAGCAGCACCTCGAACAGACGTTCCGCCGCTATGGCCTGCCGAACGCGTTCCTGGTCGACAACGGCGTGCCTTGGGGCACTTGCTCTGAGGTCCGATGGACCAAACTCCGTGTCTGGTTGCTCAAGCTCGGCGTCGACGTTATCTACGCGCGCCCGCATCATCCACAGACCAAAGGTAAGAACGAGCGCTTCCATCGCACACTGAAGGCCGAAGTACTGTCCATGACGACATTCAGAACCGCGCGCGAGCTGCAGAAGGCATTCGACCGTTGGCGGCACGTCTATAATACCGAGCGTCCGCACCAATCCTTGAACTATGACGTGCCATCAAACCGGTATCGGCCAAGTTCCCGTTCATTGCCAGGCAAGCTGCGCGAGCCAGAATATGAGGAAGGGGCGATCGTGCGCAGGGCCAGCGCGCAAAAGGCCAACTTCCGCTTCGGTAAACGGCGCTGGCGCGCTCCGGAAGCCTTCCGTGGCGAGCTTCTGGCCATCAGGCCCCTCGCCACGGAAGGCAAGTTCGGTGTCTTCTTCGGAGCTCACCAAATCGCATGCATCGATCTGCGAAATGATGTTCAATGA
- a CDS encoding adenylate/guanylate cyclase domain-containing protein, protein MLKAFARDETHPVIRWLMTDARRLTDPSEFLGSFALELRAAGVDVSRITTGVPILHPQIFSFSGLWQLGKGTSERLYRTDPGVAAVLSNSPIGIAYQGGGPVRCDLTAPPQEGEFAVLADLRREGLADYVVYSVPFADGSHKALSLATARRSGFDADELALFAAMIPAVAFNLEVQALRRTARTLLDTYVGAQSGGRVLEGQIRRGGGETIWAVIWLCDLRGFTNLSETLPRDALIDLLNCYFGPMCDAVAAEGGEILKFIGDAMLAIFPIEAEAAATCRAALTAAERAQVAVAEENRRREGLGQPRIEYGLALHIGDVLYGNIGSDTRLDFTVIGPAVNLTARIESMCRQLGRQLLLSSDFVKAGAIAAESLGAFSLKGVGAEQQIFAPIRAG, encoded by the coding sequence GTGTTGAAGGCTTTCGCCCGAGACGAAACCCATCCGGTGATCCGCTGGCTGATGACGGATGCCCGCAGGCTCACCGATCCAAGCGAATTTCTCGGATCGTTTGCGCTTGAGCTGCGCGCGGCCGGCGTGGACGTCTCGCGGATCACCACCGGCGTCCCGATCCTGCATCCGCAGATTTTTTCCTTCAGCGGCCTGTGGCAGCTCGGCAAGGGCACTTCCGAGCGTCTGTACCGTACCGACCCGGGCGTCGCAGCGGTCCTGTCAAACAGCCCGATCGGCATCGCCTACCAGGGCGGCGGCCCGGTGCGCTGCGATCTCACCGCGCCGCCGCAAGAGGGAGAATTCGCTGTTCTCGCCGACCTGCGCCGCGAAGGTCTTGCCGATTATGTCGTGTATTCGGTTCCGTTCGCCGATGGCAGCCACAAGGCGCTTTCGCTCGCCACCGCGCGCCGTAGCGGATTCGATGCCGACGAACTCGCGCTGTTTGCCGCCATGATCCCTGCGGTCGCCTTCAATCTCGAAGTGCAGGCGCTGCGCCGTACCGCGCGCACGCTATTGGATACTTATGTCGGCGCGCAATCCGGCGGGCGAGTGCTCGAGGGCCAGATCCGGCGCGGCGGCGGCGAGACCATTTGGGCGGTGATCTGGCTCTGTGACTTGCGCGGCTTCACCAATCTCTCCGAAACACTGCCGCGCGATGCGCTGATCGACCTGCTCAACTGCTATTTCGGCCCAATGTGCGATGCGGTCGCGGCGGAGGGCGGGGAGATCCTGAAATTCATCGGCGATGCCATGCTGGCGATCTTTCCGATTGAAGCCGAGGCCGCTGCGACCTGCCGCGCCGCGCTGACCGCCGCGGAACGCGCGCAGGTGGCCGTGGCCGAGGAAAACCGGCGGCGAGAGGGTTTGGGCCAGCCGCGCATCGAATACGGGCTGGCGCTGCATATCGGCGACGTCCTGTATGGCAATATCGGCAGCGACACCCGGCTCGATTTCACGGTGATCGGGCCCGCCGTCAACCTCACCGCGCGCATCGAATCGATGTGCCGGCAACTCGGCCGGCAGCTCCTGCTGTCGTCCGATTTTGTCAAAGCCGGCGCGATCGCCGCGGAATCCCTTGGTGCGTTTTCGCTCAAGGGCGTCGGTGCGGAGCAGCAAATCTTCGCGCCGATCCGGGCTGGTTGA
- a CDS encoding YkvA family protein, whose translation MISEHTVGFEPADELAKDRESVRRRFWIKLKRVLARIPFAEDLLAAYYCAFDKQTPRHVQAALMGAIAYFILPFDFIPDMLPVLGFTDDAAVLATAIRLVANHITPEHREAARAALKRGIERES comes from the coding sequence ATGATCTCAGAACATACCGTGGGTTTTGAGCCGGCCGATGAGCTGGCAAAGGACCGCGAAAGCGTGCGCCGGCGCTTCTGGATCAAGCTGAAGCGGGTGCTGGCCAGGATTCCGTTCGCCGAGGATTTGCTCGCGGCGTATTATTGCGCGTTCGACAAACAGACGCCGCGCCACGTGCAGGCGGCGCTGATGGGCGCCATCGCCTACTTCATCCTGCCGTTCGATTTCATCCCGGATATGCTGCCGGTGCTCGGCTTCACCGACGATGCCGCCGTGCTCGCGACCGCGATCCGCCTGGTTGCGAACCACATCACGCCGGAGCATCGCGAGGCGGCCCGCGCCGCGCTGAAGCGCGGGATCGAGCGGGAGAGTTGA
- a CDS encoding 4a-hydroxytetrahydrobiopterin dehydratase — protein MVERLSAEARKSALKGLSGWAETPGREAIARIFVFKDFNEAFGFMSRAALVAEKNDHHPEWRNVYKTVEVVLATHDASGVTARDIELAKAMNAIASQFGVT, from the coding sequence ATGGTGGAACGGCTGTCGGCGGAGGCGCGCAAATCGGCCCTGAAGGGCCTGTCCGGATGGGCCGAGACGCCCGGCCGCGAGGCGATCGCGCGAATCTTCGTTTTCAAGGATTTCAACGAAGCGTTCGGCTTCATGTCGCGTGCCGCTTTGGTGGCCGAAAAGAACGATCACCATCCGGAATGGCGCAATGTTTACAAGACCGTGGAGGTGGTTCTGGCGACCCACGACGCGTCCGGCGTCACCGCGCGCGATATCGAGCTTGCCAAGGCCATGAACGCGATCGCAAGCCAGTTCGGCGTGACCTGA